In a genomic window of Halobiforma lacisalsi AJ5:
- a CDS encoding NusA-like transcription termination signal-binding factor, whose product MGVTLDDDARQYLAAFEDETGVDGRDCIVTGGDDPDRGRGRTRGYGGSSAGGSDPDRDLEKRLLIVVATGRMGEAIGPDGRTIRRFEDRVGMPVRLVEGADDPETFVANALAPAAVYNVTISKNQDTVAYVEVAQEDRGVAIGSHGRTIEAARRLADRHFGIDDVQLL is encoded by the coding sequence ATGGGCGTCACCCTCGACGACGACGCCCGGCAGTACCTCGCCGCGTTCGAGGACGAAACCGGCGTCGACGGTCGGGACTGCATCGTCACCGGCGGCGACGACCCCGACCGCGGCCGTGGCCGCACGCGCGGGTACGGCGGCTCGAGTGCTGGCGGTTCCGACCCCGACCGCGACCTCGAGAAACGCCTCCTGATCGTCGTCGCGACCGGCCGCATGGGCGAGGCGATCGGCCCGGACGGCCGCACGATCCGGCGGTTCGAGGACCGGGTCGGAATGCCGGTTCGGCTCGTCGAAGGGGCCGACGACCCCGAGACGTTCGTCGCGAACGCGCTCGCGCCCGCGGCCGTCTACAACGTGACGATCAGCAAGAATCAGGACACGGTCGCATACGTCGAGGTTGCACAGGAGGATCGAGGCGTCGCGATCGGTTCGCACGGTCGAACGATCGAGGCGGCCCGTCGGCTCGCGGACCGTCACTTCGGGATCGACGACGTCCAGTTGCTGTAA